TTCTCGCGGTCATCGGGCCCGGGCGGGCAAGGCGTAAATACGACCGACTCCAGGGTTCAGCTCAGTCTCGACGTGGCGACTACCTCGGCGCTCACCGACCTGCAACGCGAGCGTGTGCTGCGCCAGCTCGCGGCCCGCCTCACGGGCACCGTCCTCACCGTGACTGCTGAGGAGCACCGATCGCAGCGTCGAAATCGGGCTGCGGCGCGTGACCGCCTGGCGGCCTTGCTGCGTGAGGCGCTCGTACCGCAGACGCCGCGTCGGGCAACCCGACCGACTCGCGGCTCACAGCGTCGCCGACTCGAGGCCAAGCGTCAGAGATCGGTGACCAAGCGTGACCGCCAGCGTCCCGCGGCGGACTGAGGGTTCGTCAATCGTCGGTGGGGCACTTCATGCACACGCCGAAGATCTCCATCTGGTGGGTCACGTCGCGAAAACCGTGCTCGGCACTCACCCTGGTCGCCCATTTTTCCACTGCCGGGCCCTCAACCTCGACGGTACGTCCACAGTTCCGGCAGACCAGGTGATGGTGATGAGACGAGGAGCACCGGCGGTAGACCGCCTCACCCTCGGCTGTGCGCAGCACGTCGACTTCACCGTCCGCGGCCATCGCTTGGAGGGCGCGATAGACCGTCGCTAGGCCCACTGAATTTCCCTGCGAGCGCAGCACGGCGTGCAAATCCTGTGCGGAGGTGAAATCTCCGTGCTCATCGAGTGCTTCGGCAACCGCGACCTGCTGGCGAGTAGGCCGTCGGGTCGAAGTCTCAGGTGCCGTCATACGCGTCATCCCCGGGGTGTCGTCGTGCGGTCGGTCGGGTGTCGATCCCAATGATCAGCGTGTGCTGCATGGCGCTCACCGTCATGAAGATAGTCAACATGATCCCCATGGCGCACTGCCGGGTGGCCGCAATCGCCACCATGCTCATGGGGGTGCTCGTCAGGCGTCTCGTGGCGGGCATTGCTCCACCGTGTCCATAGACCCCCGAGGGCTGCCGCCAGGGTAAAGGCGAGCACGGTCAGCACGACGATCGTCGCGCCCGATGGGGTGTCGGCGTGGTAGGACACAAAGACGCCGCCCACGCTGCAGGCAACGCCAATGACGACGGCGGTACGAAGCGCGGCGCTAAAGCTCCGGGTCAAGAGTTGTGCCGAGGCGTTGGGCACGATCATCAGGGCGCTGATCAGCAACAGTCCGACAATG
This genomic window from Demetria terragena DSM 11295 contains:
- a CDS encoding Fur family transcriptional regulator, coding for MTAPETSTRRPTRQQVAVAEALDEHGDFTSAQDLHAVLRSQGNSVGLATVYRALQAMAADGEVDVLRTAEGEAVYRRCSSSHHHHLVCRNCGRTVEVEGPAVEKWATRVSAEHGFRDVTHQMEIFGVCMKCPTDD
- the arfB gene encoding alternative ribosome rescue aminoacyl-tRNA hydrolase ArfB, with the protein product MDDLVVPSGPGAPRGLIVPAEDLTERFSRSSGPGGQGVNTTDSRVQLSLDVATTSALTDLQRERVLRQLAARLTGTVLTVTAEEHRSQRRNRAAARDRLAALLREALVPQTPRRATRPTRGSQRRRLEAKRQRSVTKRDRQRPAAD